The following are encoded together in the Geobacter sulfurreducens PCA genome:
- the murG gene encoding undecaprenyldiphospho-muramoylpentapeptide beta-N-acetylglucosaminyltransferase, protein MKLLIAGGGTGGHLFPGIAVAEEFLARDKQNEVLFVGTWKGIEARVLPKTGYRLECITAAGIRGKGSLARAKGLAKFLYGYAQSRKILKEFRPDLVLGVGGYASAPTLMAARGMQIPRFIHEQNAIPGFTNRMLAKVADKIFISLEESRTYFPEDKTLLTGNPLRRQILEQVALAESRERGDDAFHLLVFGGSAGAHRINLTMGEALPSLKEAKGRLRITHQTGENDLEDVTAAYEEQGFTADVVAFIDSMADAYRWADLIVCRAGATTLAEVTACGKPCIFIPYPHAVDDHQRRNAESLLKRGAGFVIIEQELSGEVLAQAIRDLMDDPARLKAVGEAAQELARLDAAQAIVDEMVASTRKEE, encoded by the coding sequence ATGAAGCTGCTGATAGCCGGAGGGGGAACGGGCGGGCATCTCTTCCCGGGCATAGCGGTGGCCGAGGAGTTCCTCGCCCGCGACAAACAGAATGAAGTCCTCTTCGTGGGAACCTGGAAAGGGATCGAGGCGAGGGTGCTGCCGAAAACGGGGTACCGGCTCGAATGCATCACCGCAGCCGGTATTCGGGGCAAGGGAAGCCTGGCCCGGGCCAAGGGGCTTGCCAAATTCCTCTACGGCTACGCCCAGTCGCGCAAGATACTGAAGGAGTTCAGGCCGGACCTGGTGCTCGGCGTCGGCGGATACGCTTCGGCGCCCACCCTGATGGCGGCGCGGGGAATGCAGATCCCGCGCTTCATCCACGAGCAGAACGCTATCCCGGGCTTCACCAACCGGATGTTGGCCAAGGTGGCAGACAAGATATTCATCTCTCTTGAGGAGTCGCGGACGTATTTCCCCGAGGACAAGACGCTCCTGACCGGCAATCCGCTTCGCCGCCAGATACTGGAGCAGGTTGCCCTGGCGGAGTCCCGGGAGAGAGGCGATGACGCCTTCCATCTCCTGGTCTTCGGCGGGAGTGCCGGCGCTCACCGGATCAACCTGACCATGGGCGAGGCTCTGCCCTCCCTGAAGGAGGCGAAGGGGAGACTGCGGATCACCCACCAGACCGGTGAGAACGATCTGGAGGATGTCACCGCCGCCTATGAAGAGCAAGGCTTTACGGCTGATGTGGTGGCCTTCATCGACTCCATGGCCGATGCCTATCGCTGGGCCGACCTGATCGTCTGCCGGGCAGGGGCCACCACCCTCGCCGAGGTAACCGCCTGCGGCAAGCCCTGCATCTTCATCCCTTACCCCCATGCCGTGGACGACCACCAGCGCCGCAACGCCGAATCGCTTCTCAAGCGGGGAGCCGGGTTCGTCATAATCGAGCAGGAACTTTCAGGCGAGGTGCTGGCACAGGCGATCCGCGATCTCATGGACGACCCGGCGCGGCTCAAGGCTGTCGGCGAGGCGGCCCAGGAGCTTGCCCGGCTTGATGCGGCCCAGGCCATCGTCGACGAGATGGTGGCAAGCACAAGGAAAGAAGAGTAA